Proteins from a single region of Paenibacillus sp. BIHB 4019:
- a CDS encoding non-ribosomal peptide synthetase encodes MDKHRLMHQIFAANREMVDRGITFINEADEEEFVSYRQLYERSLCLLHDLRHYGVQAGHELLLQIQDNRLFLEVFWACILGRIIAVPVTVATNDETKLKVCKVWGKLSTPHFMGSEATMKGMASFAEEQPEFAPSVDAIKSRFIDIASLKGESSADLMEAEPDDIAFIQFSSGSTGDPKGVVLTHSNVMANVAAMQKIWHIEAGERVLSWMPLTHDMGLIAMHLLHAFTQSSQFIMRTKLFILNPLLWIEKANKHRVNRLYSPNFGYKYFLAFYDSEHDYGWDLSGLSCLCNGAEPISTEISERFMEQLAKYNLPQTAMRPAYGLAEGTVGVCFTPQNEPFKYVAVDRRFLRIGETVRLLKRGEAGSLLYVDVGGPIESCEIMIADEHGSPLPMSTVGYIFIKGPSVTRGYYNEPEAAERQADEWLNTADIGFMLNGRLIVVGRAKDILFVNGQNVFSHDIERVAEEVDGVELWNVAACGTGGTTADTEEACLFLLYRGKNLEAFCELASRVKQHIHRKMGLFIDHVIPVKSIPKTTSGKIQRYKLGEQYTSGQFDSIIHDMETIKTKQAAFENTEQMLLRLCQDLLGRELGVHDHFNESGGNSLILTQLSDELEKWHGFSVSVPDLYKYPTIAKLTAFIDRGGSLSLPSVGMDEAYFNKEGSQGVSAFEAELDSETCRVLQAIADEAKTDLKHVLLSGFLYLLKLASGEGMIHVQVAADENQFRSLTIDFAGVDSLETLMVLAATKLEARSGNGDGVESVYAAKDLDRIQQSEELRILPLFVIHADGSSTQGQWLEVFDLVIELAEYDEQVEVLCGFNSRKLKEHKIKELFTQYMLLLADIVENSDKVSV; translated from the coding sequence ATGGACAAGCACCGGCTCATGCATCAAATTTTCGCAGCAAACCGTGAAATGGTTGACCGGGGAATCACATTTATCAACGAGGCAGACGAGGAGGAGTTTGTCTCCTACCGCCAGCTGTACGAGCGTTCATTATGTCTCCTTCATGATTTGCGTCATTACGGGGTACAAGCAGGACACGAGCTGTTATTGCAAATACAGGATAATCGGCTGTTTCTTGAAGTTTTCTGGGCTTGCATACTGGGGCGGATTATCGCCGTCCCGGTAACCGTAGCCACCAATGATGAAACGAAGCTGAAGGTTTGCAAGGTGTGGGGCAAATTAAGCACCCCGCATTTTATGGGCAGTGAAGCGACGATGAAGGGGATGGCTTCATTCGCAGAGGAGCAGCCAGAATTTGCTCCTAGCGTGGACGCCATTAAAAGTAGATTCATCGACATTGCTTCCTTAAAAGGAGAGAGCAGCGCGGATCTGATGGAGGCCGAGCCGGATGATATCGCATTTATTCAATTCTCTTCTGGATCGACGGGCGATCCGAAGGGCGTTGTGCTGACCCATAGCAATGTGATGGCCAACGTCGCTGCCATGCAGAAAATATGGCATATCGAGGCTGGCGAACGGGTATTAAGCTGGATGCCGCTTACGCATGACATGGGATTAATTGCGATGCATCTATTGCATGCCTTTACACAATCCTCGCAGTTTATTATGCGGACGAAGCTGTTTATTCTTAACCCGCTGCTCTGGATAGAGAAGGCGAATAAACACCGCGTTAATAGGCTGTACAGCCCTAATTTCGGCTATAAATATTTTTTGGCCTTTTACGATTCTGAGCATGACTACGGCTGGGACTTATCTGGCCTTTCCTGCCTTTGCAACGGCGCCGAGCCTATTTCAACGGAAATTAGCGAGCGTTTTATGGAGCAGCTAGCCAAATATAATCTCCCGCAGACGGCCATGAGGCCGGCATACGGGCTTGCAGAGGGAACGGTTGGCGTATGCTTTACCCCGCAAAACGAGCCGTTCAAGTATGTGGCTGTGGACCGGAGATTTCTTCGGATTGGAGAGACCGTTCGTTTGCTTAAGCGAGGTGAAGCGGGCAGCCTGCTCTATGTGGATGTAGGCGGTCCGATTGAAAGCTGTGAAATCATGATTGCTGATGAGCACGGCAGCCCGCTTCCGATGTCCACAGTCGGTTACATTTTCATTAAAGGGCCGAGCGTCACCAGAGGGTATTACAACGAACCAGAAGCTGCTGAAAGGCAGGCAGACGAGTGGCTGAATACAGCGGATATTGGATTTATGCTGAATGGGCGGCTAATCGTTGTCGGAAGGGCAAAGGACATTTTGTTCGTCAACGGGCAAAATGTTTTCTCCCACGATATTGAGCGAGTGGCAGAGGAGGTAGACGGGGTCGAGCTTTGGAATGTGGCAGCCTGTGGAACGGGTGGAACGACTGCGGATACGGAGGAAGCGTGCCTGTTCCTATTGTACAGAGGTAAAAATCTGGAGGCGTTCTGCGAGCTTGCGAGCCGAGTTAAGCAGCATATTCACCGGAAAATGGGCCTCTTTATCGACCATGTAATCCCTGTGAAATCGATACCTAAAACAACGAGCGGAAAAATCCAGCGCTATAAGCTGGGCGAGCAATATACAAGCGGGCAGTTCGATTCCATCATTCATGACATGGAGACCATCAAGACCAAACAGGCTGCCTTTGAAAATACCGAGCAGATGCTGCTGAGGCTCTGCCAGGACTTGCTCGGGCGGGAGCTCGGTGTTCACGACCATTTTAATGAGAGCGGAGGCAATTCGCTTATTCTCACCCAGCTTTCCGATGAGCTGGAAAAATGGCATGGCTTCAGCGTATCCGTTCCTGACCTATACAAATATCCGACGATCGCTAAGCTGACCGCATTTATCGACCGCGGCGGCAGTCTAAGCCTGCCGTCCGTTGGTATGGATGAAGCCTACTTTAACAAGGAGGGCAGCCAGGGCGTTTCAGCCTTTGAGGCTGAGCTGGATAGCGAAACATGCAGGGTGCTTCAAGCGATAGCCGATGAGGCAAAGACGGACCTCAAGCATGTCCTGTTGTCCGGCTTTCTCTATTTGCTGAAGCTGGCATCCGGTGAGGGTATGATTCATGTTCAAGTGGCGGCTGATGAAAATCAGTTCCGCTCTCTGACCATCGATTTTGCCGGGGTGGATTCCTTGGAGACGCTAATGGTGCTCGCTGCCACGAAGCTGGAAGCCCGCAGCGGCAATGGCGATGGCGTTGAATCCGTCTATGCCGCTAAAGATTTGGATCGCATTCAACAAAGTGAGGAGCTTCGGATTTTGCCGCTTTTCGTTATTCATGCTGATGGCTCATCCACGCAAGGCCAATGGCTCGAAGTGTTTGATCTTGTGATCGAGCTCGCAGAATACGATGAGCAAGTCGAGGTGCTGTGCGGCTTTAACTCGCGAAAACTGAAGGAGCACAAAATAAAGGAGCTTTTTACCCAATACATGCTGTTGCTCGCTGACATCGTGGAAAATAGCGATAAGGTTTCGGTCTAG
- a CDS encoding SDR family NAD(P)-dependent oxidoreductase codes for MKTKSPDLTQLRLRSQDELPTAAIKEVSNHDIAIIGIYTRFPNARNTEAFWQNIKNGVSCVTKFPEKRREDADRFVRFSGKSEIPYSNGAYLEDIDAFDYSFFNIPPKEALLMNPRQRVFLEAAWNVFEDAGYGPQQLAGSNIGVYAGHIGDVESYVYREMIEAVDPSLISAAMPGNLSSIIPSRISYLLNLKGPSMTVDTACSSSLIAVDLACQALRKGDCEMAIAGAVRINLLPQNKNHAKLGIESTDDETRAFDDEADGSGMGEGAAVVLLKPLSKAKRDGDAIYCVIKGSAVNQDGASMGITAPNPSAQTAVLNKAWKEAGIDPATLAYIETHGTGTKLGDPIEIEGISKAFAKYTDKKQFCAIGSVKTNIGHLYDCAGIAGLIKAVLALKHQLLPPSIHFKTPNKQIPFIDSPVYINTSQKPWAQGEAPRRCGVSSFGLSGTNCHVVLEEYIAQPANVDQVAGAPEQPYIIPLSAKSEEALHTLLLHMDEYFDGAHWASLKDISYTLAAGRDHHPIRLAIVASNIADLKGKLKQLIAQRQHLSGLDASWFTYGTAKPAGDHTPFVQLAEQLVKQLKTAAELERPVLLQQIAELYTAGAAIGWSAMYRGSRAKRAHIPVYPFERKRSWLQIPERAPAERTNALYYTMNWIEEAADQPARAMRGETVIILGEWQQLTQQLEEEGVHCIQVKRGTHYQVVSPQAYMISEKEEDYDKLTEALKHVRFTKILHLLCCNGPDGMMSAEQLSERQSLGVYSLFHLTKALLSAGVGHKHEIIIAADYVNRVTGEEACLKPENSPLFGLGKVIGIEYPHITCRAIDMDASTTAREVISELGRNKTTYQIAYRDGKRFAEIMEETDVEQLPDDPVSIKEEGVYVITGGAGNLGLLTAKHLASKGKINVALLNRSPLPKQEDWPSYLEQDGGSRLHDTIKKLHEIAATGAQVECISLNVTSLDEMSATMERLRQTYGKINGVIHAAGVAGRGFLIRKDTAVFEEVLNPKVMGTWILDKVTEQDDLDFFVLFSSGVALVGEMGQGDYTAANCYLDAFADYRRKLGKPALSINWVVWDGARMGEGTSETIDSIFKTLPATLALQGFDKVVSKDIARVLIGEVNTSNPSGLELFSKDVFHLPEKLRAIMFSDSSSEQAVQSKPLPMQEAKVKLLGSKNGSYSEVEQTLAGLYREVLGYEELSIHDTFFELGGDSVQLHRLHKLVEQRYLGQTSIADLFAYASIAKLASFLTKEDNKAVKRHASAAHVPAAHDDDIAIIGMSALFPGADTVDQYWTNISNAVDCTGPIPQERRAYAEEYLAAIGQAPDGHPGYMDCAFVEGIDEFDYRFFRISPKEANLTDPCQRVFMQKAWHAIEDAGYGGDKLRGSRTGIYVGFANIIRDSYQKMLTDVDPVMMSEAIVGNVSAMLPSRISHLLDLKGPTMVVDTACSSSLVAVHLASNAIRGGDCDMAIVGGVKLFLIPFDHEHNKIGIESTDGKTRAFDAYADGSGSGEGTAAIILKPLSKAKADGDHIHAVIKGSAINQDGASMGITAPNPAAQTDVITRAWEKAGIHPESIAFFEAHGTGTALGDPIEFSGLKQAIETYTDKKQFCAIGSVKSNIGHLNEGAGMASIIKAVMALKHREIPPTLYFQTPNPKIDLQDSPLFINAQSRKWENDEQPMRGAISSFGLSGTNCHMIIEEYRPEAAAPEQAEEPKASAQLLTLSAASRGSLIRLAGQYASRFVDGNVGSLANICYTANTGRGHYSHRLALIVADAADLARKLKLLAEQETFSPLPMEGVYYGEYRAVSDERSIRNPGDITEARKSELSREGEQAVLALENTPALALDRTEALQQLCQLYVQGADISWEQFYAEQTHGKVQLPVYPFERTKCWAEFPKFAKQTLLKAASAEAAAAADMKKQPSAFTMSWKQQARLAVSAAEPAAGVTVIVKDSEGFAERLASELRDQGRKVLLAEIPDLSAAEEMGAIEAKWLDRYSQLLQEEAEQGIARIIHCGSLAGRVISSIDELKASQQRGAMSLFLLMKAWAACGFEHDTEVIVMTENASRITGEERQLRPENAPLLGLAKALSKEHANIRCRSIDMDGEVQLDEILSELSVNSDARLVAFRNGIRYVELLEPCSSLNESSSKELTVQAGGVYLITGGTGGIGLETAKWLSRKGRIKLVLVNRSELPDRPVWDSILLNHEDRKLCEKIASIREIEAGGSEVILYRCDVSHYDETAAMLEHIRLTHGEIKGIVHGAGIARTESIMEKSLDTFEQVIRAKIYGTWLLDQLTLQDRLDFFLMYSSIATMFETGYQSDYLAANAYLDAYSSAPSSDGRRRLTINWTTWRDKGMASDHNFQADTIFKTIQAARAMEELDAVWQTRQSNVLIGELNLESRMALWLHNYEIQLSDDITASLDALNERLAQAPERSSKSAGYAAVKLIGSEHDAFSETERQVAQTCKGVLGFSEIDIHESFFEMGADSLMIRQIYQKLSQLYTEEVVITDMFEYPTVHKLAKHIERRQAGVVAAAAPVSNRTALQDDELNRMFDELDNGALDLEQVLSKLGSKER; via the coding sequence TTGAAGACGAAATCGCCGGATTTGACGCAATTGCGTCTAAGAAGCCAGGACGAACTGCCAACGGCAGCGATAAAGGAAGTGAGCAACCATGACATTGCCATCATCGGCATTTACACACGTTTTCCAAATGCCCGCAATACAGAGGCATTCTGGCAAAATATTAAAAATGGGGTAAGCTGCGTCACGAAATTTCCGGAAAAGCGCCGGGAGGATGCTGATCGGTTTGTCCGATTTTCGGGTAAATCGGAAATCCCCTACTCCAACGGCGCCTATCTGGAGGATATCGACGCATTTGACTATTCTTTTTTCAACATTCCGCCCAAAGAAGCGTTATTGATGAATCCTCGCCAGCGTGTGTTTCTGGAAGCAGCATGGAATGTGTTTGAAGATGCAGGATATGGGCCGCAGCAGCTGGCAGGCAGCAATATCGGGGTGTATGCCGGACATATTGGAGACGTTGAAAGCTATGTATACCGGGAGATGATTGAAGCTGTTGATCCTTCTTTGATATCAGCAGCGATGCCGGGAAATTTGTCTTCCATCATTCCGAGCCGTATCTCCTACTTGCTTAACCTTAAAGGGCCAAGCATGACGGTGGACACCGCGTGCTCCTCCTCGCTCATAGCTGTTGATCTGGCTTGCCAGGCGCTTCGCAAGGGAGACTGTGAAATGGCGATTGCTGGCGCAGTCCGCATTAACCTGCTTCCGCAAAACAAAAATCATGCGAAGCTGGGTATCGAGTCTACGGACGATGAAACCCGCGCCTTTGATGACGAAGCCGACGGATCGGGAATGGGAGAAGGCGCAGCCGTTGTTCTGCTTAAGCCTCTTAGCAAAGCTAAGCGGGACGGCGATGCCATCTATTGTGTCATTAAGGGCAGCGCAGTGAATCAGGATGGCGCTTCCATGGGAATTACAGCTCCAAATCCGTCCGCTCAAACAGCCGTTCTAAATAAGGCTTGGAAGGAAGCGGGCATTGATCCGGCAACGCTTGCCTATATCGAAACACACGGTACGGGGACAAAGCTGGGTGACCCGATTGAAATTGAAGGAATAAGCAAAGCGTTCGCAAAATATACGGACAAAAAACAGTTCTGCGCTATCGGGTCCGTGAAGACGAATATCGGCCATCTGTATGATTGCGCAGGAATAGCGGGGCTCATTAAAGCCGTGCTGGCACTAAAGCACCAGCTGCTTCCGCCAAGCATTCACTTTAAAACGCCGAATAAACAAATTCCGTTTATTGATTCGCCAGTATACATAAACACGTCGCAGAAGCCATGGGCTCAAGGAGAGGCGCCAAGGCGCTGCGGTGTCAGCTCATTCGGCTTGTCCGGTACCAATTGCCATGTTGTGCTGGAAGAATATATCGCTCAGCCCGCGAACGTTGATCAGGTGGCTGGCGCGCCAGAGCAGCCTTATATCATTCCGCTATCGGCAAAAAGCGAGGAAGCGCTGCATACGCTGCTTCTGCATATGGACGAATATTTTGATGGAGCACATTGGGCCAGCCTTAAGGATATTAGTTATACGCTGGCAGCAGGACGCGATCACCATCCGATTCGTTTAGCTATTGTCGCTTCAAATATCGCGGATCTGAAAGGGAAGCTAAAGCAGTTAATCGCACAGCGGCAGCACTTATCCGGCTTGGATGCTTCCTGGTTCACTTACGGTACAGCGAAGCCGGCAGGCGATCATACTCCTTTCGTTCAGCTAGCGGAGCAGCTTGTCAAACAGTTGAAAACCGCTGCCGAACTTGAGCGCCCAGTGCTGCTACAGCAAATCGCAGAGCTGTACACCGCTGGGGCAGCCATTGGATGGTCCGCTATGTACAGGGGAAGCCGGGCGAAAAGGGCGCATATACCCGTTTACCCGTTTGAGAGGAAGCGCAGCTGGCTGCAAATCCCCGAACGTGCGCCTGCTGAACGCACAAACGCACTCTATTACACGATGAACTGGATAGAGGAAGCAGCGGATCAACCCGCCCGCGCTATGCGGGGAGAAACGGTCATTATTTTGGGCGAATGGCAGCAGCTTACCCAGCAGCTAGAGGAGGAAGGCGTTCATTGCATACAGGTTAAACGGGGGACACACTATCAGGTGGTTAGCCCGCAAGCCTACATGATCAGCGAGAAAGAGGAAGATTACGACAAACTGACGGAAGCACTTAAACATGTGAGGTTTACGAAAATATTGCATCTGCTTTGCTGCAACGGGCCCGATGGGATGATGTCGGCGGAGCAGCTAAGTGAAAGGCAAAGCTTAGGTGTGTACAGCTTGTTCCACTTGACTAAAGCGCTCCTGAGTGCCGGCGTTGGGCATAAGCATGAAATCATTATCGCAGCCGACTATGTGAACCGGGTTACCGGTGAGGAAGCGTGCTTGAAGCCAGAAAACTCGCCATTGTTCGGCTTGGGTAAAGTCATTGGCATTGAATATCCGCATATTACTTGCAGAGCAATAGATATGGATGCTTCGACAACTGCCCGCGAAGTTATTTCGGAGCTTGGCCGTAACAAAACGACCTATCAAATCGCTTATCGGGATGGCAAGCGTTTTGCAGAAATAATGGAAGAGACCGATGTAGAGCAATTGCCCGATGATCCCGTTTCCATTAAGGAGGAAGGCGTTTACGTCATTACAGGCGGCGCCGGCAACCTCGGGCTGCTTACGGCCAAGCATTTGGCGTCCAAAGGGAAAATAAATGTGGCGCTGTTAAACCGCTCCCCGCTGCCGAAGCAGGAGGACTGGCCCTCGTATTTGGAGCAGGATGGCGGATCACGGCTGCATGACACTATTAAGAAGCTGCATGAAATAGCTGCCACTGGAGCACAAGTGGAGTGCATCTCGCTTAACGTCACCTCCTTGGATGAAATGAGCGCCACCATGGAGAGGCTGCGGCAAACGTATGGGAAAATAAACGGCGTCATTCATGCGGCGGGCGTAGCGGGCAGAGGGTTTCTCATCCGCAAGGACACAGCCGTATTCGAGGAAGTACTTAACCCGAAAGTGATGGGCACTTGGATTTTAGATAAAGTAACGGAGCAGGATGATCTCGACTTCTTTGTATTATTTTCGTCAGGCGTGGCGCTTGTTGGCGAAATGGGGCAAGGCGATTATACAGCTGCAAACTGCTATCTTGATGCTTTTGCTGATTATAGAAGAAAGCTCGGCAAGCCCGCTCTTTCCATCAACTGGGTCGTTTGGGATGGGGCGCGAATGGGAGAAGGAACGAGTGAAACGATCGACAGCATTTTCAAAACGCTGCCTGCAACGTTAGCGCTCCAAGGCTTCGATAAAGTCGTCAGCAAGGATATTGCCCGTGTATTAATTGGGGAAGTAAACACGTCTAACCCGAGCGGTTTGGAGCTGTTCAGCAAAGATGTCTTCCATTTGCCAGAAAAGCTGCGAGCTATCATGTTTAGTGACAGCAGCAGTGAGCAGGCTGTTCAAAGCAAGCCGCTGCCCATGCAGGAAGCGAAGGTGAAGCTGTTAGGCAGCAAAAACGGCTCCTACTCCGAAGTGGAGCAGACGCTGGCGGGCTTGTACCGGGAAGTACTTGGTTACGAGGAGCTGAGCATCCACGATACGTTCTTCGAGCTAGGCGGGGATTCGGTGCAGCTGCACCGGCTGCATAAGCTTGTCGAGCAGCGTTACTTGGGACAAACCTCCATCGCCGACTTGTTTGCATACGCTTCAATAGCCAAGCTGGCGTCATTTTTAACGAAGGAAGATAACAAAGCAGTCAAGCGCCATGCCTCTGCTGCACATGTTCCTGCTGCGCATGATGATGATATCGCGATAATCGGAATGTCCGCGCTGTTTCCAGGAGCGGATACGGTTGACCAATATTGGACGAACATCAGCAATGCCGTAGATTGCACGGGGCCTATCCCGCAAGAGCGGCGCGCATACGCAGAGGAATATCTGGCAGCTATTGGGCAAGCTCCAGATGGACATCCCGGTTATATGGACTGCGCGTTTGTAGAAGGTATCGACGAGTTTGATTACCGATTTTTCCGAATATCGCCCAAGGAAGCGAATTTGACGGACCCTTGCCAGAGGGTGTTTATGCAGAAGGCATGGCATGCCATTGAGGATGCGGGGTATGGGGGAGACAAGCTGCGCGGCAGCCGAACCGGCATTTATGTCGGGTTTGCCAACATTATTCGCGATTCGTATCAGAAGATGCTCACCGATGTGGACCCCGTCATGATGTCGGAAGCCATTGTCGGCAACGTATCAGCGATGCTTCCAAGCCGCATTTCCCATTTGCTGGATTTGAAGGGGCCGACCATGGTCGTGGATACCGCCTGTTCCTCCTCCTTAGTTGCTGTGCATTTGGCGAGCAATGCGATCCGGGGCGGCGACTGCGACATGGCGATCGTTGGAGGCGTCAAGCTGTTTCTCATTCCGTTTGACCATGAGCATAACAAAATCGGTATTGAATCCACAGATGGAAAAACACGCGCCTTTGACGCCTACGCCGATGGCTCAGGCAGCGGCGAAGGGACAGCGGCCATTATACTCAAGCCGCTTAGCAAAGCCAAGGCGGATGGCGACCATATCCATGCCGTTATTAAGGGGAGCGCCATTAATCAGGACGGCGCATCTATGGGCATAACCGCGCCAAATCCAGCAGCACAGACGGACGTTATTACGCGGGCGTGGGAGAAGGCGGGCATTCATCCAGAGTCGATTGCCTTCTTCGAAGCGCATGGCACAGGGACAGCGCTTGGCGATCCAATCGAATTCAGCGGGCTGAAGCAGGCAATCGAGACTTATACGGACAAAAAGCAGTTTTGTGCAATCGGTTCGGTCAAATCAAACATTGGCCATTTGAATGAAGGGGCTGGAATGGCTTCCATTATAAAAGCTGTCATGGCGCTCAAGCATCGCGAAATACCGCCGACCCTTTACTTCCAAACGCCGAATCCAAAAATCGACCTGCAGGATTCACCGTTGTTCATCAACGCCCAATCAAGAAAATGGGAAAATGATGAGCAGCCGATGAGAGGCGCGATCAGCTCCTTTGGCCTAAGCGGCACGAACTGCCACATGATTATTGAGGAGTACAGACCGGAAGCCGCTGCACCGGAACAGGCAGAGGAGCCGAAAGCTTCGGCTCAATTATTGACCTTGTCCGCAGCTAGCAGAGGGTCGCTTATAAGGTTGGCAGGGCAGTATGCCAGTCGCTTTGTGGATGGCAACGTCGGATCACTTGCTAATATTTGCTATACGGCGAATACGGGAAGAGGACATTATTCCCATCGCCTCGCCCTGATCGTCGCCGATGCGGCTGACCTGGCTAGAAAGCTGAAGCTTTTGGCCGAGCAGGAAACCTTTAGCCCGCTTCCGATGGAGGGTGTTTATTACGGAGAATACCGGGCGGTAAGCGACGAGCGCAGCATTCGGAACCCAGGCGACATTACAGAGGCGAGAAAAAGCGAGCTCAGTCGAGAAGGAGAACAAGCCGTCTTGGCATTGGAAAATACGCCGGCGCTGGCGCTGGACCGTACCGAAGCGTTACAGCAGCTATGCCAGCTTTATGTACAGGGTGCAGATATCTCGTGGGAGCAGTTCTATGCGGAACAGACCCACGGCAAAGTTCAACTGCCAGTTTATCCGTTTGAGAGGACGAAATGCTGGGCGGAGTTTCCTAAGTTTGCGAAGCAAACTTTGCTCAAGGCAGCTTCCGCTGAGGCAGCTGCTGCTGCTGATATGAAAAAACAGCCATCCGCCTTTACGATGAGCTGGAAGCAGCAGGCGAGGTTAGCCGTTTCTGCGGCAGAGCCCGCTGCTGGTGTGACGGTAATCGTCAAGGACAGCGAAGGCTTTGCTGAGCGTTTGGCCAGCGAGTTAAGAGATCAGGGCAGGAAGGTGCTGTTAGCGGAGATTCCTGATTTGTCCGCTGCAGAAGAGATGGGTGCGATTGAAGCAAAATGGCTGGACCGTTATAGTCAGCTATTGCAGGAGGAAGCGGAGCAAGGCATTGCTCGAATCATTCATTGCGGTAGCCTGGCGGGGAGAGTCATTTCCAGCATAGATGAGCTGAAAGCAAGCCAGCAAAGAGGCGCTATGAGCTTGTTCCTGCTGATGAAGGCATGGGCAGCCTGCGGCTTCGAGCACGATACGGAAGTCATTGTAATGACTGAAAATGCCAGCCGCATTACGGGGGAAGAACGTCAGCTCCGACCGGAAAATGCACCGCTGCTTGGGCTAGCCAAAGCCCTTTCCAAAGAGCATGCGAATATACGCTGCCGCAGTATCGACATGGACGGAGAGGTGCAGCTGGATGAGATTTTATCTGAATTATCGGTAAATTCAGACGCCAGACTCGTAGCTTTTCGAAACGGTATTCGCTATGTCGAGTTGTTAGAGCCATGCAGCAGCCTGAATGAGTCCAGCAGCAAAGAGCTGACCGTTCAAGCCGGAGGCGTCTATTTGATAACGGGCGGTACAGGCGGAATTGGCCTTGAAACGGCAAAATGGCTAAGCCGCAAAGGCCGCATAAAACTGGTGTTAGTCAATCGCTCTGAACTGCCTGATCGGCCGGTATGGGATAGCATTTTGCTGAACCACGAGGATCGTAAGTTATGTGAAAAAATCGCGAGCATTCGGGAGATCGAAGCCGGCGGCTCAGAAGTGATTTTGTATCGATGTGATGTATCCCATTACGATGAAACCGCAGCCATGCTGGAACACATCCGGCTAACGCATGGGGAAATCAAAGGAATTGTACACGGCGCAGGAATTGCCCGCACCGAGTCCATAATGGAGAAAAGCTTGGATACGTTTGAGCAAGTCATTCGTGCCAAAATCTACGGCACATGGCTGCTGGATCAGCTGACTTTGCAAGATCGACTTGATTTTTTCCTTATGTATTCCTCTATTGCAACGATGTTCGAGACTGGCTATCAAAGCGACTATCTTGCGGCAAACGCCTACCTCGATGCTTATAGTTCGGCGCCATCAAGCGACGGAAGAAGAAGATTGACGATCAATTGGACGACATGGCGAGACAAAGGGATGGCTTCTGATCACAATTTTCAGGCGGATACCATTTTCAAAACGATACAGGCTGCCCGGGCGATGGAAGAGCTGGATGCTGTATGGCAAACGCGACAAAGCAACGTACTGATCGGGGAGTTGAATTTGGAGAGCAGAATGGCGTTATGGCTGCATAATTATGAAATTCAATTGTCCGACGACATTACGGCAAGCCTGGATGCGCTGAATGAACGTTTGGCGCAAGCGCCGGAAAGATCATCCAAATCTGCCGGATACGCAGCGGTTAAGCTGATTGGAAGCGAGCATGATGCGTTCAGCGAGACCGAGCGGCAGGTCGCTCAAACTTGCAAAGGGGTGCTCGGATTTTCCGAGATCGACATCCACGAAAGCTTTTTCGAAATGGGTGCTGACTCGCTCATGATTCGGCAGATTTATCAGAAGCTTTCACAGCTTTACACCGAAGAGGTTGTCATTACCGATATGTTTGAGTATCCGACGGTTCATAAGCTGGCTAAGCATATCGAACGGCGACAAGCAGGGGTGGTCGCAGCAGCTGCTCCAGTAAGCAATCGGACGGCACTGCAGGATGACGAATTAAACCGGATGTTTGACGAGCTTGATAATGGGGCGCTCGATCTTGAACAGGTGCTCTCCAAGCTTGGCTCCAAAGAGAGGTGA
- a CDS encoding alpha/beta fold hydrolase, which produces MKKLKLLAFPFAGASSMYYYKWKKHISDQIDFVPVELAGRGARPRDPLYHTFDEAIEDVYKQIDSIIDDGPYAFFGHSMGSMLAYELSHKLREQQRHDPTMIFVSGRWAPHIQRPDLVNPSTPDDQLKERLLELGGTSPELFENPLLADAFIPILRADFYAMESYVYDSSREPLSIAINAMTGVKDWDVNKRDFAEWGKHTTGEFSVHKFMGGHFYINDSFDTVIQHINRTLLGSVHEARA; this is translated from the coding sequence ATGAAGAAGCTGAAGCTGCTTGCCTTTCCTTTTGCCGGTGCCTCGTCTATGTACTACTACAAGTGGAAAAAACATATTTCTGACCAAATCGATTTCGTGCCTGTGGAGCTTGCAGGCAGGGGCGCCCGGCCAAGAGATCCTTTGTACCATACCTTTGATGAGGCGATTGAGGACGTGTATAAGCAAATTGACAGCATTATAGACGATGGGCCTTATGCTTTTTTTGGCCATAGCATGGGAAGCATGCTGGCCTATGAATTATCGCATAAGCTGAGGGAGCAGCAACGCCATGACCCTACGATGATTTTTGTATCCGGCAGATGGGCTCCCCATATCCAGAGACCGGATTTGGTCAATCCAAGCACGCCAGACGATCAGCTTAAAGAGCGTCTGCTGGAGCTGGGAGGAACATCCCCGGAGCTGTTTGAAAACCCGCTGCTTGCGGATGCTTTTATACCGATATTGCGTGCCGATTTTTATGCAATGGAGTCCTATGTTTATGACAGCAGCAGAGAGCCGTTGTCCATTGCCATTAATGCGATGACAGGCGTGAAAGATTGGGATGTCAACAAGCGCGATTTTGCTGAATGGGGCAAGCACACGACTGGCGAATTTTCAGTTCACAAATTTATGGGCGGTCATTTTTATATTAATGACAGCTTTGATACGGTCATTCAGCATATTAATCGCACATTGCTTGGCAGTGTGCACGAAGCCAGAGCATAA